The following are encoded in a window of bacterium genomic DNA:
- the rpsO gene encoding 30S ribosomal protein S15, with amino-acid sequence MAITKEHKLEYATKFGKTAQDTGNAKVQIAILTHRINDLTGHLKVNTKDHHTRRGLMKLVGKRRQLLDYLERTDINSYRSLIKDLSIRK; translated from the coding sequence ATGGCAATCACAAAGGAACACAAACTGGAGTATGCGACAAAATTTGGTAAAACCGCTCAGGATACCGGCAATGCAAAAGTGCAGATTGCAATTCTGACTCATCGAATCAATGATCTGACCGGACATCTCAAGGTCAACACAAAAGACCATCATACCCGGCGCGGACTCATGAAACTGGTCGGAAAGAGACGTCAGCTCCTCGATTATCTCGAGCGTACGGATATCAATTCATACCGTTCGCTTATCAAAGACCTGAGCATTCGTAAATAA
- a CDS encoding bifunctional riboflavin kinase/FAD synthetase: protein MILLEDILDAAPDWDYNTSITVGTFDGVHIGHRYILQELIKNSRATGDKALVVTFDRHPMSVLKPDSTPKLLTTQEEKLFLFEKLGIDITCVLTFTRDIANLTTEQFTRDYLIKRLKMNTLFIGYDHGFGKRSEKSPETFQKLAEALNFTLRTVNSVEFDGLTVKSSLIRTLLAKGNVEKAAELIGEDYSLQGKVIRGDGRGKKIGIPTANIEPGSSDKILPGKGAYAGWAEIDGIRKTAVINMGSRPTFNIHCDAIETHIIDFQGDLYGKDIRIGFTQKLRNIVKFNDQQDLLRQINSDIETTKKIYCHDKRREKQNGNHKGTQTGVCDKIW from the coding sequence ATGATACTGTTGGAAGATATTCTTGATGCAGCACCGGACTGGGACTATAACACATCGATAACTGTTGGTACATTCGACGGGGTTCATATCGGGCACCGGTATATCCTGCAGGAGCTTATCAAAAACTCACGGGCGACCGGTGATAAAGCTCTTGTCGTCACCTTTGACCGTCACCCGATGTCGGTGCTGAAACCGGATTCCACGCCGAAACTGTTGACAACGCAGGAAGAAAAACTTTTTCTGTTTGAAAAACTGGGGATCGATATAACCTGTGTACTGACATTTACACGGGATATTGCCAATCTGACCACTGAACAGTTTACGAGGGATTATCTGATAAAACGCCTCAAAATGAATACATTGTTTATAGGATATGATCACGGGTTTGGAAAACGGAGTGAAAAATCACCGGAGACATTTCAGAAATTAGCCGAGGCGCTCAATTTTACCCTCAGGACGGTTAATTCTGTAGAATTTGATGGTTTAACGGTTAAAAGCTCATTGATTCGGACGCTTCTGGCCAAAGGAAACGTTGAAAAGGCGGCTGAGCTCATCGGTGAGGATTATTCATTACAGGGGAAAGTAATCCGGGGTGACGGACGGGGGAAAAAAATCGGAATTCCGACCGCTAACATCGAGCCCGGGAGTTCCGACAAGATTTTACCGGGAAAGGGAGCATATGCCGGCTGGGCGGAAATAGACGGAATACGAAAAACCGCCGTTATCAATATGGGGAGCCGACCGACCTTCAATATTCACTGTGACGCCATCGAGACACATATCATCGATTTTCAAGGTGATTTATACGGTAAAGACATACGAATAGGGTTTACACAAAAACTGAGAAACATAGTAAAATTCAATGATCAGCAGGACCTTCTACGGCAAATCAACAGCGACATTGAGACAACTAAAAAAATATATTGTCATGACAAAAGGAGAGAAAAACAAAATGGCAATCACAAAGGAACACAAACTGGAGTATGCGACAAAATTTGGTAA
- the truB gene encoding tRNA pseudouridine(55) synthase TruB, whose amino-acid sequence MIDINGILVVDKPQGWTSHDVVQKTRNLLGGVKVGHTGTLDPNATGVLVLLIGAATKSAYLFADDRKRYRAEITFGLATDTHDCDGVTTATGNPEKVDRKNLAEIIAGFTGESEQIPPMYSAVKVNGKKLYQIARKGETVERKPRTINIESIQTDMSLYPKIVLDIVCSKGTYIRVIAHQIGEKSGCPSHLSALKRIASGRYTIDDAVDFLAITQFHGRDEILRLVRPVPLMPKIP is encoded by the coding sequence GTGATTGATATAAATGGAATACTTGTTGTAGACAAGCCGCAAGGCTGGACTTCGCATGATGTTGTACAAAAAACCCGTAATTTACTGGGAGGCGTGAAAGTAGGACATACCGGCACTCTTGATCCGAATGCGACCGGCGTTCTTGTGCTTCTTATCGGTGCGGCAACAAAAAGCGCATATCTCTTTGCCGATGACCGGAAACGATATCGCGCAGAGATAACATTCGGACTGGCCACCGATACCCATGACTGTGACGGTGTAACCACGGCGACCGGGAATCCAGAAAAGGTCGATCGAAAAAATCTGGCAGAAATCATCGCGGGTTTTACGGGCGAATCGGAACAGATACCCCCCATGTATTCAGCGGTAAAAGTAAACGGCAAAAAACTGTATCAGATTGCCCGCAAAGGTGAAACGGTCGAGCGGAAACCGCGGACAATCAATATAGAATCGATTCAAACGGATATGTCGCTCTACCCGAAGATAGTGCTCGATATCGTGTGTTCAAAAGGGACTTATATCCGGGTTATTGCACATCAAATCGGAGAAAAATCCGGGTGTCCGTCCCACCTGTCGGCGCTGAAGCGAATCGCATCGGGGCGTTATACTATTGATGATGCCGTTGATTTTCTTGCGATTACACAATTTCATGGTCGTGACGAAATACTGCGTTTGGTCAGGCCTGTTCCTCTTATGCCAAAGATACCATGA
- the rbfA gene encoding 30S ribosome-binding factor RbfA, with amino-acid sequence MKRFNRTDRVSQLIHREVSIIIDREMKDHRIGMVTVTSVDVSKDLRHANVYVSVLGDTEAVQSSLDALNDAAGFIRMSLGTRVILKYLPELTFRYDSSLIDGMKMDKLIEQAKNKQ; translated from the coding sequence GTGAAACGATTTAACAGAACCGACAGAGTATCGCAGCTCATTCACCGTGAAGTATCCATCATTATCGACCGTGAAATGAAAGATCACCGTATCGGAATGGTGACGGTAACGAGTGTGGATGTCAGCAAGGACCTCAGGCATGCGAACGTATATGTGAGCGTTCTCGGTGATACCGAAGCCGTACAGTCGTCTCTCGATGCCCTTAACGATGCTGCGGGATTTATCCGTATGTCTCTCGGAACACGGGTAATTTTAAAATATCTTCCCGAGCTGACATTCCGGTATGATTCATCGCTGATAGACGGAATGAAGATGGATAAACTTATCGAGCAGGCCAAAAACAAACAGTGA
- a CDS encoding DUF503 domain-containing protein, protein MVIGVLRIELFIPESGSLKTKRFAIKSIKDRLRSRYNISVAEVDNTDKWQRASIGVAAVSNDATFTESVLRKALDLVYGDHRVEVIDSRIDYY, encoded by the coding sequence GTGGTCATCGGCGTTTTACGAATCGAACTCTTTATACCGGAAAGCGGCTCCCTGAAAACGAAGCGATTTGCCATTAAAAGCATCAAGGACAGGTTGCGGAGCCGGTACAATATTTCGGTAGCTGAAGTAGATAATACCGATAAATGGCAGCGGGCTTCCATTGGTGTTGCCGCGGTATCGAACGATGCGACATTTACCGAGAGTGTTCTGAGAAAGGCCCTTGATCTCGTATACGGCGATCACCGGGTCGAGGTTATTGATTCACGAATCGATTATTATTGA
- the infB gene encoding translation initiation factor IF-2, with translation MEKKRVYQVAKEFHISSEALMMMLRDMKFEIKSHMSIIEEKMYENIKKQFEKQHDAALKDIQKKQEISEAITKKAPGEEEAPVAPRRRKKRKKPHKTEQKKTPETPSAEKSAEKKKERTEEKKSRKARKRRKKVDMAAVQDSFKKTMASMSTDTRSKSKKPRSKQATKEEIQEDRNTVKVSEFVSISELATQMGIPVSALISKCMEMGMMVSLNQRIDMDTIELLAEEFGFVVQQLGEYAEDILKAREIEESKKSKKVPRPPVVTVMGHVDHGKTSLLDYIRKSNVAAGESGGITQHIGAYSVIIPSGQKITFIDTPGHHAFTAMRARGAQVTDIVILVVAADDSVMPQTIEAIDHAKAAGVPIVIAINKIDLPNADPEKIRSDLSRQNILVEDWGGKFQCQEISAKKGKNIDKLLDKVLLEAEMLELKAVASKRATGVVIDSKLDRGRGPLATVLIQSGTLRIGEPFIAGMVTGRVRAMLDEYGERLTSVSPSIPVQIFGMDGVPRAGDKLYTFDNEIEAKNIAQKRRMMKREQDFRRLKRVTLSDIYDKIKDGEMGELNLIIKADVDGSMEALSDSLTQISHPEVRVRVIHQAVGGINENDVLLAAASGAIIIGFHVRPSAAARSLAESEDVEIKLYEIIYEVIDDVRKALSGLLKPTITEKITGSAEIRDVFKLPRVGYIAGCYVTNGIIKRNAKVRLIRDSIEIFKGSISSLKRFKDDVSEVSQGYECGIGIDGYNDLKVGDNLEIIEILEESRKI, from the coding sequence ATGGAGAAAAAACGAGTGTATCAGGTTGCAAAGGAATTTCATATCTCCTCCGAAGCCCTCATGATGATGCTTCGTGATATGAAATTCGAAATAAAGAGCCATATGAGTATTATTGAAGAAAAAATGTATGAAAATATAAAGAAACAATTTGAAAAACAACATGATGCTGCATTGAAAGATATCCAGAAGAAGCAGGAAATAAGTGAGGCGATAACGAAAAAAGCACCAGGTGAAGAAGAAGCTCCCGTTGCACCGCGACGCAGGAAAAAGAGAAAAAAACCGCATAAAACCGAACAGAAGAAAACTCCCGAAACTCCCTCTGCAGAAAAATCAGCTGAAAAGAAAAAAGAGCGTACCGAGGAAAAGAAATCACGTAAAGCCCGAAAACGCCGTAAAAAAGTCGACATGGCCGCCGTACAGGACAGTTTCAAGAAAACAATGGCGAGCATGAGCACCGATACACGGTCAAAATCCAAGAAGCCCCGTTCCAAACAGGCCACCAAGGAAGAAATCCAGGAAGACCGTAATACGGTAAAGGTGAGCGAATTTGTATCGATTTCCGAGCTTGCGACGCAAATGGGGATACCCGTGAGCGCGCTCATCTCGAAGTGCATGGAGATGGGGATGATGGTTTCGCTCAACCAGCGAATCGATATGGATACGATCGAGCTCCTGGCGGAAGAATTCGGTTTTGTCGTTCAACAGCTCGGGGAATATGCCGAAGATATACTCAAAGCCCGTGAAATCGAGGAATCGAAGAAAAGCAAGAAAGTACCGAGACCGCCTGTTGTTACGGTTATGGGTCATGTTGACCACGGCAAAACATCGCTGCTCGATTATATACGGAAATCGAATGTTGCCGCAGGTGAATCCGGAGGGATTACCCAGCATATTGGCGCTTACTCCGTTATAATTCCCAGCGGGCAGAAGATCACGTTTATCGATACACCCGGCCATCATGCATTTACCGCCATGCGCGCCCGTGGTGCGCAGGTTACCGACATAGTCATTCTCGTTGTGGCGGCCGATGACAGTGTCATGCCGCAGACGATAGAAGCAATCGATCATGCAAAGGCGGCCGGTGTTCCCATTGTGATCGCCATCAATAAAATCGATCTGCCAAATGCGGATCCGGAAAAAATCAGGTCCGATCTTTCCCGTCAAAATATCCTTGTCGAGGATTGGGGCGGAAAATTTCAATGCCAGGAAATTTCGGCGAAAAAAGGTAAAAATATCGATAAACTGCTTGATAAAGTATTGCTCGAAGCCGAGATGCTCGAGCTGAAAGCCGTTGCGTCGAAGAGAGCAACCGGTGTCGTGATAGACTCGAAGCTCGATCGCGGAAGAGGGCCTCTTGCAACAGTGCTTATTCAATCCGGCACCCTGAGGATCGGCGAACCGTTTATTGCCGGTATGGTTACCGGCCGTGTCCGGGCAATGCTCGACGAGTATGGGGAACGTCTCACCAGCGTCAGCCCATCAATCCCGGTCCAGATATTCGGAATGGATGGCGTTCCGCGGGCAGGCGATAAATTGTATACCTTCGACAACGAAATCGAGGCAAAAAACATCGCCCAGAAACGCCGCATGATGAAACGCGAGCAGGATTTCAGACGTCTCAAACGTGTGACCCTGTCGGATATATATGATAAGATCAAAGACGGGGAGATGGGTGAGCTCAATCTCATTATCAAGGCGGATGTCGATGGATCGATGGAAGCGCTTTCAGATTCGCTTACACAGATTTCCCATCCCGAGGTTCGTGTAAGGGTAATTCATCAGGCTGTAGGCGGAATCAACGAAAATGACGTGCTGCTTGCCGCCGCTTCGGGAGCGATCATCATCGGTTTCCATGTCCGTCCCTCGGCAGCTGCACGCTCACTCGCCGAGAGCGAAGATGTTGAAATCAAACTCTATGAGATCATTTATGAGGTTATCGATGATGTCAGGAAAGCGCTGAGCGGGCTTTTAAAACCCACCATTACGGAAAAGATTACGGGAAGCGCGGAAATTCGCGATGTATTCAAACTGCCCCGCGTAGGATATATTGCCGGCTGTTATGTTACCAACGGGATTATCAAACGCAATGCAAAAGTACGGCTTATCCGCGACAGTATCGAAATCTTTAAAGGATCCATATCTTCGCTCAAGCGCTTCAAGGACGATGTGTCCGAGGTTTCCCAGGGTTATGAATGCGGCATCGGCATCGACGGTTACAATGACCTTAAGGTCGGTGATAACCTCGAGATAATCGAGATTCTCGAAGAGTCGAGAAAAATATAG
- the nusA gene encoding transcription termination factor NusA, giving the protein MSDTGITQRYDILEAINQIAREKNVNRELVVETIKAGLLSAAKKRFGDTDNITVDVDLNTGVITMEAEWNVVKEVENPLNEIDLERAREIQPKVKIGAKVREPLKFEDFGRHAIHSAKQSLIQKVREAERDKVYDDYRQRINEIVTGSVQQVLHGDIYINLGRAEAILPHKNQIRRERYHQGNTIRALIIDVKRDAKGPQIILSRTDPKFLARLFEIEVPEIYEGIVEIKGVARRPGERSKIAVMSSDPRIDAVGACVGIKGSRVQGIVKELNNERIDIIQYSDDIASYLARALSPAPVLRVDIDRAQGKLTAIVNDDQLSLAIGKNGLNAELASNLTGLNVDIISQSEFVQSEADKTRAAGLLIDLKGIGEKLVYKLNGHNINTVRDLADADVNFIVQIPGVGPKTAEKLIALAKEYFVNRDGKMKNVEAAKEDGE; this is encoded by the coding sequence ATGAGTGACACCGGAATAACTCAACGATACGATATTCTTGAGGCCATCAACCAGATAGCCCGGGAGAAGAATGTCAACCGCGAACTGGTTGTTGAAACAATAAAGGCCGGTCTGTTAAGTGCTGCCAAAAAACGTTTTGGTGATACCGATAATATTACCGTGGATGTCGATTTGAACACGGGAGTTATCACCATGGAAGCAGAATGGAATGTTGTAAAAGAAGTTGAGAATCCGTTGAATGAAATTGACCTCGAACGGGCACGCGAGATTCAGCCGAAAGTGAAAATCGGCGCAAAAGTCCGTGAACCGTTGAAATTCGAGGATTTTGGACGTCACGCGATACATTCGGCAAAACAGAGCCTTATTCAGAAAGTTCGCGAGGCGGAGCGCGATAAGGTTTATGACGATTACCGTCAGCGGATCAATGAAATTGTGACCGGCTCCGTTCAACAGGTTTTGCACGGCGACATTTATATCAACCTGGGCAGAGCGGAAGCGATTCTACCCCATAAGAATCAGATACGGAGAGAGCGTTACCACCAGGGAAACACCATCAGGGCGCTGATTATTGATGTAAAACGGGATGCAAAAGGTCCTCAGATTATTTTATCCCGTACCGATCCCAAGTTCCTTGCGCGGCTCTTTGAGATAGAGGTTCCTGAAATCTATGAAGGGATCGTCGAAATAAAAGGTGTAGCGCGCAGGCCGGGTGAACGTTCCAAAATCGCAGTCATGTCATCCGACCCCCGTATCGATGCCGTAGGCGCCTGTGTTGGAATCAAAGGGTCCCGTGTCCAGGGAATCGTCAAAGAATTGAACAATGAGCGTATCGATATCATCCAGTACAGTGATGATATAGCATCGTATCTGGCCAGGGCGCTGAGCCCGGCACCCGTGCTCAGGGTCGATATCGACAGGGCGCAGGGCAAACTGACGGCGATCGTTAATGACGATCAGCTTTCCCTTGCGATAGGAAAGAACGGTTTAAATGCCGAGCTCGCGAGTAACCTGACTGGTTTGAATGTGGATATTATCAGCCAGTCGGAATTTGTCCAGAGCGAAGCCGACAAGACACGGGCAGCGGGACTTCTTATCGATTTGAAAGGTATCGGAGAAAAACTGGTCTATAAACTGAACGGTCATAATATCAATACTGTCAGGGATCTCGCGGATGCGGATGTAAACTTTATTGTTCAGATTCCCGGTGTGGGTCCAAAAACCGCCGAAAAACTTATTGCACTGGCGAAAGAGTATTTTGTCAATCGTGACGGGAAAATGAAAAATGTTGAAGCCGCGAAAGAAGACGGAGAATAA
- a CDS encoding thiamine phosphate synthase, which produces MKPLQKSILRLIDASLNRAAEGIRVLEDTARMLFDDEALTRAVKDIRHELAQVVKSEKSLDSLLLASRGSDSDVLRSGETRSERTRDDILSIVKANAGRTEEALRTLEEYSKLLFPHLSHHFKTIRFRMYDIEQTFAIHIHKIRVFNNDNLKVFVVIDHDALYDNDAAECALATIDAGVDIIAYSDNNSSDGVFMEHASPLVVLCKENNIPVLICDRLDCALMLDADGIHIDTSDISPDRYRTVAGPGMLIGYTETFDSTDNYIIHDEADYALVKYVSREKQNYDKKNELIQQFVYRVRIPVLVYSENPDETMEIPAIQGIRGIVFKLSAGSIKEIIDNIKKLKKR; this is translated from the coding sequence ATGAAACCTTTGCAAAAAAGCATACTGCGCCTGATCGATGCCAGCCTTAACCGGGCTGCGGAAGGCATACGAGTGCTTGAAGATACCGCCCGTATGCTGTTCGACGATGAGGCATTGACACGAGCCGTCAAGGATATACGGCACGAACTCGCCCAGGTGGTAAAATCCGAAAAGAGCCTCGACAGCCTTCTCCTTGCATCCCGCGGGTCGGACTCAGATGTTTTACGGAGCGGAGAAACCCGGTCGGAACGCACGCGCGACGATATCCTTTCCATCGTGAAGGCAAATGCCGGCAGGACTGAGGAGGCGCTCCGAACGCTCGAGGAGTACAGCAAACTTCTTTTCCCGCACCTGTCTCATCACTTTAAAACCATCCGGTTCCGCATGTATGACATCGAACAGACCTTCGCAATCCATATCCATAAAATCCGTGTATTCAATAACGACAATCTTAAAGTATTTGTCGTTATTGACCACGATGCTCTATATGATAATGACGCGGCTGAATGCGCATTGGCAACGATTGATGCAGGCGTGGATATCATAGCATACAGCGACAATAACTCCAGTGACGGAGTATTTATGGAGCATGCGTCACCCCTCGTGGTACTCTGTAAAGAAAATAACATCCCGGTACTGATATGCGATCGTCTCGATTGCGCGTTAATGCTCGATGCGGACGGAATTCACATCGATACTTCGGATATATCGCCCGACAGATATCGTACGGTTGCCGGCCCGGGAATGCTGATCGGGTATACAGAAACGTTCGATTCCACCGATAATTATATAATTCATGATGAAGCGGATTATGCACTTGTTAAATACGTTTCCCGTGAGAAACAGAATTACGATAAAAAAAATGAATTAATACAGCAATTCGTGTATCGTGTCCGCATACCGGTTCTCGTCTATTCCGAAAATCCCGATGAAACGATGGAAATTCCCGCAATACAGGGTATCCGCGGCATTGTCTTTAAACTGAGCGCCGGGTCTATAAAAGAAATTATTGACAATATAAAAAAGCTGAAAAAACGCTGA
- a CDS encoding acyl-CoA dehydratase activase has protein sequence MKVGIGIDIGSVSIKAAVIVNKEDKAVLRKMASHKEFFSFDTEQDNAAFAVVLSRYQRIKGQPLVAAQTILDSIMEFLDGGELHLTVTGSGGKLAGTYYNVPVINEFAAIVEAVNHFHPDVRTIFEMGGETSRYILLGKDTSNGTLNIIDYGNNGDCAAGTGAFVDQQASRLKFRIEEIGTVVEKASKAAQIAGRCSVFAKSDMIHAQQRGYQPDEVLKGLCNAVSRNFKSVICRSKKVTPPVLFIGGVAMNSGMLQSIRQIFDLDDNDIYTPQTMNWLGALGCAIKSLDQAPVMIQSARTQTKSSVFPSYDKLTLDHVRLLREHVIPFTFPDTKEPIPAYLGVDIGSVSTNLVVIDAHGNVIKEIYTQTKARPIEVVSEGLNEIGREIGDRIQIKGVATTGSGRELIGILIGADTINDEITAHKTGALHISRKMLGKEVDTIFEIGGQDSKYISIEDGIVVDFTMNDACAAGTGSFLEEQAEDLSISIINEFARIALSSEHPIRLGERCTVFMGRDLYSYLQRGAPKADLIAGLAYSVVYNYLNRVVRDRKIGNTIFFQGGTAYNDAVAAAFARVTGKEIIVPPHNGVMGAIGAALLAKRKMEAINLDSTFKGFDLTKVHFELREFTCKGCSNFCTVQEFTVDGEKTYWGDKCSERYRKRKKVSKSAVIEDLYKKREELLFGSYIENGMIGPKVGIPLTMYTYDRLPFYNVYLSECGFCTVLSDATNTTISNMGIESVVAEPCYPLIVAHGHIRHLFDKGVDYVWLPNIINAETETPEYESFVCVWGMTLPFVAEHAPVFHPHRDKILKPTLHFRDGDKMVRNELTEYFKKYGISRAVSERAFDKAVKAQQEFRSSLKKAGRHAVEQVKTAGEKAIVLVGRPYNIYDRAINLSVAAKLAGIYGINVIPMDFLDFEGTDISGYHRNMYWNYGKKIIQTAIKLSQEKQFDIIYITNFKCGPDSFIKQYIRKALGRPYLVLQFDGHSNDAGMMTRCEAYLDSKGFLSTWEGTKT, from the coding sequence ATGAAGGTCGGAATAGGCATCGATATCGGTTCGGTAAGTATAAAAGCTGCGGTTATCGTGAATAAAGAGGATAAAGCCGTATTACGGAAAATGGCGTCTCACAAAGAGTTTTTCTCCTTCGACACGGAACAGGATAATGCAGCGTTTGCAGTCGTTCTGTCACGATACCAGCGGATCAAGGGACAGCCCCTTGTTGCGGCCCAGACTATTCTTGATTCCATCATGGAATTTCTGGACGGCGGCGAACTGCATCTCACGGTAACCGGCTCAGGCGGCAAGCTTGCGGGAACATATTACAATGTCCCCGTTATCAATGAATTTGCCGCCATTGTCGAAGCTGTGAACCATTTCCACCCGGATGTCCGGACCATTTTCGAAATGGGGGGAGAAACATCACGGTATATCCTTCTAGGGAAAGATACCTCCAACGGTACTCTCAACATTATCGATTACGGCAACAACGGCGACTGTGCGGCGGGAACGGGAGCGTTTGTAGACCAGCAGGCATCGAGGCTCAAGTTCCGCATAGAGGAAATCGGCACGGTTGTGGAAAAGGCATCCAAAGCCGCTCAGATTGCGGGAAGGTGCTCGGTTTTTGCAAAATCGGACATGATACACGCCCAGCAGCGCGGGTATCAGCCCGATGAAGTGCTCAAGGGTCTCTGCAATGCCGTTTCACGTAATTTCAAGAGCGTAATCTGCCGCAGCAAGAAAGTAACGCCGCCGGTACTGTTTATCGGCGGTGTGGCTATGAATTCGGGGATGCTCCAGTCGATACGGCAGATTTTCGACCTTGACGATAACGATATATATACTCCGCAGACCATGAACTGGCTCGGAGCCCTCGGATGCGCGATCAAGTCGCTCGACCAGGCGCCGGTGATGATTCAGTCTGCGAGGACTCAAACCAAGAGTTCCGTATTCCCTTCATATGATAAACTGACCCTCGATCATGTCAGATTACTCCGCGAACACGTAATACCCTTTACTTTCCCTGATACGAAGGAACCCATTCCCGCATACCTTGGCGTCGATATCGGTTCGGTCAGTACCAATCTCGTTGTAATCGATGCTCATGGCAATGTCATCAAGGAAATCTATACCCAGACAAAAGCCCGTCCCATCGAGGTTGTCAGCGAAGGCCTCAATGAAATCGGCCGTGAAATCGGCGACCGGATACAAATAAAAGGCGTCGCCACAACCGGGTCGGGCCGTGAGCTCATCGGTATTCTCATCGGCGCCGACACGATCAATGACGAGATAACCGCTCACAAGACCGGCGCTCTCCATATCAGCAGAAAAATGCTCGGGAAAGAAGTCGATACCATATTTGAAATCGGGGGCCAGGACTCGAAATACATATCCATCGAAGACGGCATCGTGGTCGATTTCACCATGAACGATGCATGCGCCGCGGGAACCGGATCGTTTCTCGAAGAACAGGCAGAGGACCTCAGCATCAGCATTATCAACGAGTTCGCGAGAATCGCGCTTTCCTCGGAACACCCGATACGGCTCGGTGAGCGATGCACGGTTTTCATGGGCAGAGACCTCTATTCATACCTCCAGCGCGGAGCGCCAAAGGCGGATTTAATCGCCGGTCTGGCCTATTCGGTGGTCTATAACTACCTCAACAGGGTGGTGCGGGACAGGAAAATCGGCAACACCATATTCTTCCAGGGCGGAACGGCATACAACGATGCTGTGGCCGCTGCTTTTGCTCGGGTCACCGGAAAAGAGATCATCGTGCCTCCCCATAACGGCGTGATGGGCGCAATAGGGGCGGCCCTGCTTGCAAAACGTAAAATGGAAGCGATCAACCTCGACTCGACATTCAAGGGATTCGATCTGACCAAAGTCCACTTTGAATTACGTGAGTTTACCTGCAAGGGATGCAGTAATTTCTGCACCGTGCAGGAATTCACGGTGGACGGAGAAAAAACCTACTGGGGTGACAAGTGCTCCGAACGCTACAGGAAACGTAAAAAAGTCTCGAAGTCGGCGGTAATCGAGGATCTCTATAAAAAACGCGAGGAACTGCTGTTCGGCAGTTATATTGAAAATGGAATGATCGGCCCCAAGGTCGGCATACCCCTGACGATGTATACGTATGACAGGCTGCCCTTCTACAACGTCTATCTTTCCGAATGCGGCTTCTGCACGGTTCTTTCGGATGCGACAAATACAACCATTTCAAACATGGGCATAGAAAGCGTTGTGGCCGAACCGTGTTATCCCCTGATTGTCGCGCATGGGCATATACGGCATCTTTTTGATAAAGGTGTGGATTATGTCTGGCTCCCGAATATCATCAATGCCGAAACGGAAACCCCCGAATATGAATCCTTTGTCTGTGTCTGGGGGATGACACTCCCGTTTGTGGCCGAACATGCTCCGGTTTTTCATCCGCACCGTGATAAAATCCTCAAGCCGACCCTCCATTTCCGCGACGGCGATAAGATGGTCAGGAATGAGCTGACGGAGTATTTCAAAAAGTACGGCATATCACGGGCTGTTTCCGAACGGGCATTCGATAAGGCGGTCAAAGCGCAACAGGAATTCAGGAGCAGCCTCAAAAAAGCGGGACGTCATGCGGTCGAACAGGTAAAGACAGCCGGAGAAAAAGCTATCGTACTGGTCGGGCGACCGTATAACATTTATGACCGGGCGATTAATCTCTCTGTCGCCGCCAAACTCGCGGGAATATACGGGATTAATGTCATTCCCATGGATTTCCTCGATTTCGAGGGAACCGATATTTCCGGATATCACCGGAACATGTACTGGAATTACGGTAAAAAGATTATACAGACGGCAATCAAGCTTTCGCAGGAAAAGCAGTTCGATATAATCTATATCACCAACTTCAAATGCGGTCCGGATTCATTTATCAAGCAGTATATCAGGAAGGCGCTGGGACGTCCATATCTGGTGCTCCAGTTCGACGGCCATTCCAATGATGCCGGGATGATGACACGGTGCGAGGCCTATCTCGATTCCAAAGGCTTTCTCAGCACCTGGGAGGGAACAAAAACATGA